From the Rhinoderma darwinii isolate aRhiDar2 chromosome 12, aRhiDar2.hap1, whole genome shotgun sequence genome, one window contains:
- the NKX2-8 gene encoding homeobox protein Nkx-2.8, which produces MSSSGRLSFTVRRILDLPEYDGNVIPADPSLSFNRNSPYPDWMDNERNHYLSSDESGSETTLADTIQRSENTSHIHESEEKKKKKRRVLFSKAQTLELERRFRQQRYLSAPERDQLAHILQLTPTQVKIWFQNHRYKMKRAKPEVSSSPPLLKHVVVPVLVRDGKPCHTCSPVSPTDKMPLFPTLPPTGAFSFVHSYHHSQHLPHPSSLSWRW; this is translated from the exons ATGTCCTCGTCCGGTAGACTCAGCTTCACAGTCAGGAGAATTTTGGATTTACCGGAATATGATGGCAATGTTATCCCAGCCGATCCATCCTTAAGTTTTAACAGGAACTCCCCTTACCCAGATTGGATGGACAATGAGAGGAACCATTACTTAT CTTCCGATGAAAGTGGCTCAGAGACAACTTTAGCAGACACCATACAGAGGTCTGAAAATACATCTCACATCCATGaatcagaggagaagaagaagaagaagaggagagtTCTCTTCTCCAAGGCTCAGACCCTAGAATTGGAGAGGAGATTTCGCCAACAAAGATATCTCTCAGCTCCAGAAAGGGATCAACTAGCACATATTCTACAGCTCACTCCAACCCAGGTGAAGATATGGTTCCAGAACCACAGATATAAGATGAAGAGGGCTAAACCCGAGGTGAGCAGCTCTCCACCTCTACTAAAACACGTTGTGGTCCCAGTACTGGTTAGAGATGGGAAGCCATGCCATACTTGCTCTCCAGTCAGTCCTACGGACAAGATGCCCCTTTTTCCAACATTGCCACCTACAGGAGCGTTTAGCTTTGTCCACAGCTACCACCATAGTCAACATCTACCTCACCCATCCAGTCTTTCCTGGAGATGGTGA